In Paenibacillus sp. G2S3, a single window of DNA contains:
- a CDS encoding nicotinate phosphoribosyltransferase: MRRELALHTDKYQINMMYAHWVNGTHKRKAVFEAYFRKLPFGNGYAVFAGLERIVGYIGGLRFTEDDIRYLSEQEENYAPAFLEELLQFHFQGTVHSMKEGALIFPDEPLIRVEGTIMEAQLVETAILNFMNYQTLIATKASRIKQVAPNDILLEFGTRRAQEADAAVWGARAAYIGGFDATSNMLAGKMFSIPTKGTHAHSWVQSFGSEQEAFDAYAKVMPDEVTLLVDTFDTLRSGVPNAINTAKKLEAQGKKMVGIRLDSGDLAYLSRQARKMLDDAGLDYVKIVASNDLDENTIMDLKLQGAAIDTWGVGTQLITASDQPSLGGVYKLVEIESATGEMIPTIKISSNPEKVSTPGKKDVFRIIGKNGKALADYICFPEEEAPRNGARLKLFNPLHPYMHKYVERYAALPMLEPIYVNGFQVYTLPDLNEVRRYHREQKDLFWPEYQRKLNPEVYRVNLSEKVWTSKQQLIAEHIRPDIE; encoded by the coding sequence TTGAGAAGAGAACTTGCGCTACATACGGATAAATATCAGATCAATATGATGTACGCTCACTGGGTGAATGGAACTCATAAACGGAAGGCTGTATTTGAGGCTTATTTCCGTAAGCTACCTTTCGGTAACGGCTATGCTGTGTTCGCAGGGTTAGAGCGTATTGTTGGTTATATCGGCGGCTTGCGGTTTACCGAAGATGATATCCGTTATTTGTCTGAGCAAGAAGAGAACTATGCGCCCGCTTTTTTGGAGGAACTGTTGCAGTTTCATTTTCAGGGAACCGTTCATTCGATGAAAGAAGGCGCATTGATTTTTCCAGATGAGCCATTAATCCGTGTGGAAGGGACAATTATGGAGGCTCAGCTGGTGGAGACAGCAATTCTGAACTTCATGAATTACCAGACGCTGATCGCTACTAAGGCTTCACGTATTAAGCAGGTGGCTCCGAATGATATCTTGCTGGAGTTTGGTACCCGTCGTGCGCAAGAAGCCGATGCAGCAGTATGGGGGGCTAGAGCGGCCTATATTGGCGGCTTTGATGCTACTTCTAACATGCTAGCGGGCAAAATGTTTAGTATCCCGACCAAGGGAACACATGCACATTCCTGGGTTCAGAGCTTTGGTAGCGAGCAGGAGGCTTTTGATGCCTATGCCAAAGTGATGCCGGATGAAGTTACGCTATTGGTCGACACCTTCGATACACTTCGTAGTGGAGTGCCTAATGCAATCAATACAGCCAAGAAGCTTGAGGCACAAGGTAAAAAGATGGTCGGTATCCGTTTAGATAGCGGTGACTTGGCTTATCTATCCCGTCAAGCGAGGAAGATGCTGGATGATGCTGGCTTGGATTATGTGAAGATTGTCGCTTCCAATGATTTGGATGAGAACACAATTATGGATCTGAAGCTGCAAGGCGCAGCAATCGATACTTGGGGTGTGGGTACACAATTGATCACTGCCTCGGATCAACCCTCTCTGGGTGGTGTCTATAAGCTGGTGGAAATTGAGTCTGCTACTGGAGAAATGATCCCGACGATCAAGATTTCTTCGAATCCTGAGAAAGTTTCCACGCCTGGTAAGAAGGACGTATTCCGGATCATCGGTAAAAATGGCAAAGCGCTTGCTGACTATATCTGTTTCCCAGAAGAGGAAGCTCCACGTAACGGTGCACGGTTGAAGCTGTTTAATCCGCTACATCCATACATGCATAAGTATGTTGAGCGTTACGCGGCACTGCCTATGCTAGAACCTATATACGTTAATGGATTCCAGGTGTATACTTTACCGGATTTGAATGAAGTGCGTCGTTACCATCGGGAGCAGAAGGACCTATTCTGGCCAGAGTATCAACGTAAGCTAAATCCAGAAGTGTATCGTGTGAATTTGAGTGAAAAGGTCTGGACTAGCAAGCAGCAATTAATCGCTGAGCATATCCGACCGGATATTGAGTAG
- a CDS encoding isochorismatase family cysteine hydrolase produces the protein MRALIVIDFTNDFVNGNLPVGQPAVDIEPRISQLTSEFVQSGDYVVMAVDLHEEKDPYHPESKLFPPHNIRGSEGRELFGSLKSVYEDNRDSIYWMDKTRYSAFSGTDLEIKLRERGITDLHLIGVCTDICVLHTAVDAYNKGFTITVHEDAVASFNPNGHTWALEHFRGSLGADVVKA, from the coding sequence ATGAGAGCACTAATAGTGATCGACTTTACGAATGATTTTGTTAACGGAAATCTGCCGGTTGGTCAGCCAGCCGTGGATATCGAGCCTAGAATCAGCCAATTAACATCGGAGTTTGTCCAAAGTGGCGATTATGTCGTTATGGCCGTGGATTTGCATGAAGAGAAGGACCCTTACCACCCGGAGAGCAAACTTTTCCCTCCTCATAATATACGCGGGAGTGAAGGACGAGAGTTGTTCGGAAGTTTGAAGTCTGTGTATGAGGACAACCGCGATTCCATCTATTGGATGGACAAAACGCGTTATAGTGCTTTTAGTGGTACTGATCTGGAGATCAAGCTGCGGGAGCGTGGCATTACTGATCTTCATTTAATTGGGGTCTGCACAGATATTTGTGTACTGCATACGGCAGTGGATGCATATAACAAAGGGTTTACTATTACTGTGCACGAAGATGCAGTTGCCAGCTTTAATCCAAATGGACATACTTGGGCATTAGAACATTTCCGGGGAAGTTTAGGAGCAGACGTTGTTAAGGCATAA
- a CDS encoding NUDIX domain-containing protein yields MSENGEQTYNAKKYRTPDGVPADIVMFTLTKRERKTVTKTLPLRELKVMLIRRKKWPCAGMWALPGGFCQEDESIYAAATRELKEETGVDGGHLEYLGVYSTPGRDPRGWIISHAFFALVEEWMLEQRQASDDAGEVGLFTLQEALEELELAFDHHDIIKDAYLRIQQQMLQTTIARQFLPRHFTLSELYQVIQTVVPEFKEPNFIRKITSTRSRQGILKEVRDEEGNALSSNQYSQRPAQLYMFTDHEPLLSIYT; encoded by the coding sequence ATGAGCGAAAATGGGGAACAAACCTATAACGCCAAAAAATATCGAACACCGGACGGAGTTCCGGCCGACATCGTAATGTTTACACTGACCAAACGCGAACGTAAGACGGTCACGAAGACGCTTCCCTTACGCGAGCTTAAGGTAATGTTAATTAGACGAAAGAAATGGCCATGTGCTGGAATGTGGGCTCTCCCAGGCGGATTTTGTCAGGAGGATGAGTCCATTTATGCTGCGGCTACCCGTGAACTCAAAGAAGAGACTGGTGTAGATGGCGGCCATTTGGAATATCTGGGCGTTTACAGTACACCAGGTCGCGATCCTCGCGGATGGATTATCAGTCATGCCTTTTTTGCCCTAGTAGAAGAATGGATGTTGGAGCAAAGACAAGCTTCGGATGATGCTGGCGAGGTAGGTTTATTTACGTTGCAGGAAGCGCTTGAAGAGCTAGAGCTCGCTTTTGACCACCATGATATCATCAAGGATGCATACTTGCGTATTCAACAACAAATGCTTCAGACTACGATCGCAAGACAGTTTTTACCTAGACATTTTACCCTTAGTGAGCTCTATCAGGTGATTCAAACGGTAGTGCCGGAATTTAAGGAACCGAATTTTATTCGCAAAATTACTTCAACGCGTAGTCGTCAGGGTATATTAAAAGAAGTAAGAGATGAAGAGGGAAATGCGCTTAGTTCAAATCAATACTCTCAGCGTCCAGCTCAGCTCTACATGTTCACAGATCATGAGCCTTTGTTATCTATCTATACGTAG
- a CDS encoding YlbF family regulator — translation MSTEEQRLNKYGMKTYNTRDLIVREDIMGKAKELATLISTSEEVKHFQQAEQKILNHERVQGLIATIKKKQKEIVAFESFKNKDMVAKIEREIEVLQDEIDGIPVVNEFQQSQSDINYLLQLVISVIRDTVSEKINVEAGTEAPPTTCG, via the coding sequence GTGAGTACAGAAGAACAACGTTTGAATAAATATGGAATGAAGACTTATAATACCCGTGACTTGATCGTACGCGAGGATATCATGGGCAAAGCTAAAGAACTAGCTACATTGATCTCGACAAGTGAAGAAGTAAAACATTTTCAGCAGGCTGAGCAAAAAATCCTGAACCACGAGCGGGTACAAGGCCTGATTGCAACGATTAAGAAAAAGCAGAAGGAGATTGTTGCCTTCGAAAGCTTTAAAAATAAAGACATGGTAGCTAAGATCGAGCGTGAAATTGAAGTGCTGCAGGATGAAATTGACGGCATTCCAGTCGTTAACGAATTCCAGCAGAGCCAGAGTGACATCAATTATTTACTCCAGCTTGTGATTTCCGTGATTAGAGATACTGTTTCTGAAAAAATAAATGTGGAAGCCGGCACCGAAGCGCCTCCGACCACATGCGGATAA
- the miaB gene encoding tRNA (N6-isopentenyl adenosine(37)-C2)-methylthiotransferase MiaB, translated as MTKGNHNSPDLKSGKGSKDYSKYFDFSDAKVISEEEGKITYRIKGRNVQINSQPDYKEGKQRGKEEIEVHYDFEIPEEMQNFGVGKYYHITTYGCQMNEHDTETMKGLLEQMGYSSVADRNDADIILLNTCAIRENAEDKVFGELGHLKNLKIEKPGLLLGVCGCMSQEEGVVNRIMSKHGFVDMIFGTHNIHRLPHLIKEAVFSKELVVEVWSKEGDIIENLPKKREGMRAWVNIMYGCDKFCTYCIVPFTRGKERSRRPEDVIAEVRELARQGFKEVTLLGQNVNAYGKDFTDIDYTFGDLMDDMRLIDIPRIRFMTSHPRDFDDKLIEVLGKGGNLVEHIHLPVQSGSTAVLKKMSRKYTREAYLELVRKIKISVPNAVLSTDIIVGFPGETDDQFEDTLSLVREVGYDMAYTFIYSPREGTPAAAMEDNVPMSVKSERLQRLNDLIKENSRIINDRMLGEVVEVLVEGESKNNSEVLSGRSRANKLVHFEGPKELIGTFVKVRITDTKTWYIKGDIVAEAAAVH; from the coding sequence ATGACTAAGGGGAACCATAACTCACCGGACTTAAAATCCGGCAAGGGTTCGAAAGATTATTCGAAATATTTTGATTTTAGCGATGCGAAGGTAATTAGTGAAGAAGAAGGTAAGATTACTTACCGGATTAAAGGAAGAAATGTGCAGATAAATAGCCAGCCTGATTATAAAGAAGGAAAACAGCGTGGCAAGGAAGAAATAGAAGTGCATTATGATTTCGAGATTCCTGAAGAGATGCAGAATTTCGGAGTGGGTAAATATTATCATATAACGACATATGGCTGCCAAATGAATGAGCATGATACGGAAACGATGAAGGGCCTGTTGGAACAGATGGGCTACAGCAGCGTCGCTGACCGGAATGATGCGGATATCATTTTGCTGAATACTTGCGCGATTCGTGAGAACGCTGAGGACAAAGTGTTTGGAGAGCTTGGTCATCTTAAGAACTTGAAGATTGAGAAGCCAGGTCTTTTGCTGGGCGTGTGTGGTTGCATGTCGCAGGAGGAAGGCGTAGTTAATCGAATTATGTCAAAGCATGGATTCGTGGATATGATCTTTGGTACGCATAATATTCACCGTCTGCCACACCTCATTAAAGAAGCTGTATTCAGTAAAGAGCTAGTGGTTGAGGTATGGTCCAAGGAAGGCGATATTATTGAGAATTTACCGAAGAAACGCGAAGGTATGCGGGCTTGGGTAAACATTATGTATGGCTGTGATAAGTTCTGTACGTACTGTATCGTACCGTTTACACGGGGGAAAGAACGTAGTCGCCGTCCGGAGGACGTCATTGCTGAAGTAAGAGAGCTTGCGCGTCAAGGGTTCAAGGAAGTGACTTTGCTGGGGCAGAACGTAAACGCATACGGTAAGGATTTTACAGACATTGATTACACCTTCGGTGATTTGATGGATGACATGCGTTTAATTGATATTCCGCGCATTCGCTTTATGACATCGCATCCACGTGATTTTGACGATAAATTGATTGAAGTACTCGGCAAAGGCGGCAACCTGGTGGAGCATATCCATCTACCGGTTCAATCGGGAAGCACTGCCGTACTTAAGAAAATGAGTCGCAAATATACTCGTGAAGCTTATCTGGAGTTAGTTCGCAAGATCAAGATAAGTGTGCCTAATGCGGTATTAAGTACCGATATTATCGTCGGATTCCCTGGAGAAACCGATGACCAATTCGAAGATACTCTTTCGCTAGTGCGCGAGGTTGGGTATGATATGGCATATACGTTCATTTATTCACCTCGTGAAGGTACCCCTGCAGCTGCTATGGAGGATAATGTACCTATGTCGGTGAAGAGCGAGCGTCTGCAAAGACTCAATGATCTCATTAAAGAGAACAGTCGGATCATTAATGACCGTATGCTAGGTGAAGTCGTTGAGGTGCTGGTAGAAGGGGAGAGTAAAAACAACTCGGAAGTCCTTTCTGGCCGTTCCCGTGCGAACAAGCTGGTCCATTTTGAAGGTCCGAAAGAGCTTATTGGCACATTTGTAAAAGTGAGAATTACAGATACCAAAACATGGTACATCAAAGGGGATATTGTGGCAGAAGCCGCAGCTGTTCATTAA
- a CDS encoding VWA domain-containing protein, which yields MSTSVESSVVARWRLILGQSAEEQLTVSSGNTSIHLSEDELIMDQALAAIYDETSDIVNSGAANSSATGQRGAGSGKSAPRLAKWLGDVRNFFPEDIVSVIQHDAMERKGWKQLLFEPEALATVKPDIQLVGTLLSLKGKIPEKTKDTARLLVKAVVDDLVKRMEEDLRRAVTGALNRREHSPLPSLSGIDWTRTIKRNLKHYDAERQQIIPERFYFYDRARRSKEWTVIVDIDQSGSMAESIIWASVVGSIFASIPSLSTRVVVFDTEVVDLTEQCANDPVDMLFGIQLGGGTDIQKSVAYCEQFIDQPKKTLFIVISDLYEGGNQAGLIRRMRHLKESGVRTMCLLALSDEGKPFYDEHVARSLTRDGTPCFACTPALLPQLVEGALKGHDLTELAKKLGTKGI from the coding sequence ATGAGTACATCAGTGGAATCAAGTGTTGTAGCTCGGTGGCGCCTTATTCTTGGTCAGTCTGCAGAAGAGCAATTGACGGTTTCTAGCGGAAACACAAGTATTCACTTGTCTGAAGATGAACTCATCATGGACCAAGCACTGGCTGCTATCTATGATGAGACGAGTGATATCGTAAATAGTGGTGCTGCTAACTCTTCAGCCACGGGACAAAGAGGAGCGGGATCAGGTAAATCTGCACCCCGGTTGGCAAAATGGTTAGGAGATGTTCGCAATTTCTTCCCAGAGGATATCGTATCGGTTATTCAACATGATGCGATGGAGCGGAAGGGCTGGAAGCAATTATTGTTTGAGCCGGAAGCTCTGGCAACAGTGAAGCCTGATATACAGCTAGTAGGTACACTACTCTCACTAAAAGGGAAGATTCCTGAGAAGACAAAAGATACGGCTCGCCTGTTAGTGAAGGCGGTTGTGGATGATCTTGTAAAGCGTATGGAGGAAGATCTGCGTCGGGCAGTGACGGGTGCACTGAATCGCAGAGAGCATTCTCCATTACCGTCACTAAGTGGTATAGACTGGACACGGACGATAAAACGCAATCTGAAGCATTATGATGCAGAGCGACAACAGATTATCCCTGAGAGATTCTACTTTTATGATCGGGCAAGACGCAGTAAGGAATGGACAGTCATTGTGGACATCGATCAGAGTGGTTCTATGGCAGAATCGATTATTTGGGCTTCAGTAGTTGGTTCTATCTTTGCAAGCATCCCATCGCTAAGTACCCGAGTGGTTGTATTTGATACAGAGGTCGTTGATCTGACAGAGCAATGTGCGAACGATCCTGTTGACATGTTATTCGGGATTCAGCTAGGCGGCGGTACAGATATACAAAAGTCTGTTGCTTATTGCGAACAGTTTATTGATCAACCGAAGAAGACATTATTTATCGTTATTTCGGATCTTTATGAAGGTGGGAACCAGGCAGGCTTAATCCGTCGTATGCGTCATCTGAAGGAATCTGGAGTTAGAACGATGTGCTTGCTGGCTTTATCGGATGAAGGCAAGCCTTTCTATGATGAGCATGTGGCGAGATCTTTGACTCGCGATGGAACACCCTGTTTTGCGTGTACACCTGCACTGCTGCCACAGTTAGTAGAAGGTGCACTAAAAGGACACGATCTCACTGAATTAGCAAAGAAGCTTGGTACAAAAGGGATATAA
- a CDS encoding DUF5682 family protein — protein sequence MESETTGAGVHIFGVRHLSPGGAQHLLSFLHEIEPTAVLIEGPSDATPEIRHVINMTTKPPIAILAFTEDVPVRTALWPLALYSPEYQAMRWAEQQGAYTAFIDLPSSVVIALQDIRTKNRDSAEQSEESEVNNTEEKAPEEASLYDRVAELAGELDYDMYWERNFEHNTNKGAYQEAIISFSSQMRQISEENERHNNVIEYAHNTIREAYMRRQIQDTIAAGHQPNKIVVVCGAYHAAGLADLASGMSDEEIDALPSLNTKLTLMPYTYYKLSSLSGYGAGNLAPHYYQMMWERMMNGSLEDLPNHYLSTVARYLRNTGTHRSTAEIIEAVRLAESLAALHGGSAPTLRDLRDAALTLLGRGELSVIAEALARTDIGTAIGELAEGISQTPIQDDLNRQLKRLKLEKYKTPVANDLELDLRENRRVSSEEAAYLDLNRSFLFHRLRLLGIDLVNIRASGQTSATWAEHWVMRWSPEVEIQVVESTLLGETIEIASAYVLQQKLDGSSTIAEASALIRTAYECGMIHQMEAGRQTLQRLAVDTRDVVQIAASIHELSLLIQFGDVRRIDTKPLIPLLEQLFRRACLFLLDASQCNDEASGEMLKAMNTLNQAAIAHSEEVDELLWIQELKHLSERDDCNPRLSGVACSILLERNAMTAQQCSEEVSRRLSPGIPADLGAGWFEGMSMRNRYVLLSRLSLWEQLNEYINSLDDEQFVRALVFLRRAFSTFEPREKTMIAELLGELWGVNTEQAAEILTGELKEAEAKMIEELNEFDFGDI from the coding sequence GTGGAGAGCGAAACTACTGGAGCTGGCGTGCATATTTTTGGGGTGCGGCATTTGTCTCCTGGTGGTGCGCAGCATCTATTGAGCTTCCTTCATGAAATAGAGCCCACAGCTGTGTTAATTGAGGGTCCATCGGATGCCACACCTGAGATTCGCCATGTCATTAACATGACAACCAAACCTCCTATTGCCATTCTAGCTTTTACGGAGGACGTTCCTGTGCGTACAGCCCTATGGCCGCTTGCGCTATATTCCCCCGAATATCAAGCAATGAGATGGGCGGAGCAGCAAGGAGCTTATACAGCGTTTATAGATTTACCTTCATCAGTGGTCATCGCGTTACAGGATATACGAACCAAAAATAGAGATTCTGCTGAACAGAGCGAGGAATCTGAAGTTAACAATACAGAAGAGAAGGCTCCTGAAGAAGCATCTCTATATGATAGAGTAGCTGAGCTGGCTGGTGAGCTTGATTATGATATGTATTGGGAGCGCAATTTCGAACACAACACTAACAAGGGTGCATATCAGGAAGCGATTATTTCTTTCTCATCCCAAATGCGGCAGATTTCTGAAGAAAATGAGAGACATAACAACGTAATTGAATATGCACACAATACGATACGTGAAGCTTATATGCGTCGTCAGATTCAGGATACAATCGCTGCTGGCCATCAGCCAAATAAGATCGTTGTTGTATGTGGAGCATACCATGCAGCGGGGCTTGCTGATCTGGCGTCTGGTATGTCGGATGAGGAAATAGATGCTCTTCCTTCTCTAAATACGAAGCTAACACTTATGCCCTACACGTACTATAAGTTATCTTCTTTGTCTGGCTATGGAGCAGGTAACCTCGCTCCTCATTATTATCAAATGATGTGGGAACGTATGATGAATGGCTCACTTGAAGACTTGCCGAATCATTATCTGTCTACAGTAGCCAGATATTTACGTAATACCGGAACACACCGTTCTACAGCAGAAATTATCGAAGCCGTGCGCTTAGCCGAATCATTAGCTGCCCTTCACGGTGGAAGTGCTCCGACGTTAAGAGATCTAAGAGATGCTGCGCTGACCTTACTAGGGCGTGGAGAGCTTAGTGTGATCGCTGAAGCGCTTGCTCGTACAGATATCGGTACTGCTATTGGTGAGCTGGCAGAAGGGATCAGTCAGACGCCGATTCAAGATGATCTAAATCGGCAATTAAAGCGCTTGAAGCTTGAGAAATATAAAACCCCAGTAGCAAATGATCTTGAACTAGATCTCCGAGAGAATCGAAGAGTGTCTTCTGAGGAAGCGGCTTATTTAGACTTAAATCGTTCCTTTCTTTTTCATAGGCTCAGATTACTTGGGATCGATCTAGTGAACATAAGAGCAAGTGGTCAGACTAGCGCAACGTGGGCAGAGCATTGGGTAATGAGGTGGTCTCCTGAAGTTGAGATCCAGGTCGTTGAATCTACGCTACTTGGGGAAACGATTGAGATTGCTTCAGCTTATGTATTGCAACAAAAATTAGATGGCAGCAGTACAATTGCGGAAGCATCAGCACTTATTCGAACGGCTTATGAGTGTGGAATGATACACCAGATGGAAGCAGGACGGCAGACGCTTCAGCGTCTAGCTGTTGATACTCGAGATGTGGTGCAGATTGCTGCTTCCATTCATGAGTTATCCCTTCTGATTCAGTTTGGCGATGTTCGCCGGATCGATACCAAGCCGCTCATTCCTTTGCTGGAACAACTGTTCAGACGAGCCTGTCTATTCTTGCTGGATGCGAGCCAATGTAACGATGAGGCTTCAGGTGAGATGCTTAAAGCTATGAACACACTGAATCAGGCAGCTATTGCGCATAGTGAGGAAGTAGATGAGCTGTTGTGGATACAAGAGCTGAAGCATTTATCGGAGAGGGATGACTGCAACCCGCGCTTGTCTGGAGTGGCGTGTTCCATTTTGTTAGAGCGTAATGCGATGACTGCACAGCAATGTTCAGAAGAAGTATCGAGGCGCCTGTCACCAGGTATACCCGCAGATCTTGGAGCAGGCTGGTTTGAAGGGATGTCTATGCGTAATCGATATGTACTGTTGTCTCGTTTAAGTCTGTGGGAGCAATTGAATGAGTATATTAATTCATTAGATGATGAACAATTTGTACGTGCGTTAGTGTTCCTACGGCGTGCTTTCAGCACCTTTGAACCAAGAGAAAAGACGATGATAGCCGAACTTCTAGGTGAATTGTGGGGTGTGAACACCGAGCAGGCTGCTGAGATTCTGACGGGTGAGCTGAAGGAGGCCGAAGCGAAGATGATTGAGGAATTGAATGAATTTGACTTTGGAGATATATGA
- a CDS encoding AAA family ATPase, translating into MSQELLQDIMRLPAERLYQHELEALRKAGTGKIPAGWQMSPQSVLKFIVGGKAGSTEITPKYIGNKRLIEMAIATLVTDRALLLIGEPGTAKSWLSENLSAAIYGQSGLVVQGTAGTSEEQVRYSWNYAMLLAQGPTPEALVKSPIMRAMEDGGIARFEEISRCASEVQDALISILSEKTISVPELGKEMSARKGFSIIATANTRDRGVNDMSTALKRRFNIIVLPAPADLYTEVEIVKKRVREIASSYDLQAALPADEALHKVVTIFRELRSGMTLDKKEKVKSPAGVISTAEAISLLTNSMALAASFGNGELTDEDLAAGLQGAIVKDDDKDQLVWREYLDNIMKKRGADWRGLYTACKEMN; encoded by the coding sequence ATGAGTCAAGAACTATTACAAGATATTATGAGACTTCCAGCAGAAAGATTGTATCAGCACGAGCTGGAAGCGCTTCGAAAAGCAGGCACTGGTAAGATTCCAGCAGGGTGGCAGATGTCGCCCCAATCTGTACTGAAGTTTATCGTTGGCGGTAAAGCAGGGAGTACCGAGATTACACCTAAGTACATTGGTAACAAACGTTTAATAGAGATGGCGATAGCCACGCTAGTAACTGATCGTGCACTGCTATTAATCGGTGAGCCGGGTACAGCAAAGTCATGGTTATCTGAGAATTTATCAGCTGCCATATATGGACAATCAGGACTTGTCGTACAAGGTACTGCGGGTACGAGTGAAGAGCAGGTCCGCTATTCGTGGAACTATGCAATGCTGCTTGCACAAGGCCCTACGCCGGAAGCGTTAGTGAAGAGCCCTATCATGCGAGCGATGGAGGATGGGGGCATTGCACGTTTTGAGGAGATATCTCGTTGTGCATCTGAGGTACAGGATGCGTTGATCTCCATCTTATCGGAGAAGACGATATCCGTTCCTGAGCTAGGTAAGGAGATGAGTGCACGTAAAGGCTTCTCGATCATTGCAACAGCTAATACGAGAGACCGTGGTGTAAATGACATGTCAACTGCCTTGAAGAGACGGTTTAATATTATCGTCCTTCCAGCCCCTGCGGATTTGTATACTGAAGTTGAGATTGTGAAGAAACGAGTTCGTGAAATTGCCTCTTCCTACGATTTGCAAGCGGCGCTCCCTGCAGACGAAGCTTTACATAAGGTCGTGACCATCTTCCGTGAGTTGCGTAGCGGGATGACATTGGATAAGAAGGAGAAGGTGAAGTCTCCAGCAGGTGTGATTTCCACAGCTGAAGCGATCTCGCTCTTAACGAATAGTATGGCGCTGGCCGCAAGCTTCGGTAATGGAGAACTGACGGACGAAGATCTGGCCGCAGGGCTGCAAGGTGCCATTGTGAAAGATGATGATAAGGATCAACTTGTCTGGAGAGAGTATCTCGACAATATTATGAAGAAACGCGGCGCAGATTGGCGGGGGTTATATACGGCTTGTAAGGAGATGAACTAG